Within Desulfolithobacter dissulfuricans, the genomic segment GGTGGACAACTCGCTCATCAACCCGGCCACCATCAAGGGCAGCCAGCTCAAGCGGCCGCTGTTCGAGTTCTCCGGTGCCTGCGCCGGCTGCGGCGAGACCCCGTACATCAAGCTGGCCACCCAGCTGTTCGGCGACCGGATGCTGATCGCCAATGCCACCGGCTGCTCCTCCATCTATGGTGGCAACCTGCCCACCACCCCGTACTGCAAGCGCAACGACGGTCGCGGTCCAGCCTGGTCCAACTCGCTCTTCGAGGACAACGCCGAGTTTGGCCTGGGTATGCGCCAGTCGGTCAACAAGCTGGCCCACCAGGCGGTCGAGCTGCTGGAGGCCGCGGTGGCCGAGAAGCTGGTCACCAGGAAGATGGCCACCGAGATGATCGAGGCCTCCCAGAAGACCCAGGACGAGATCGAACAGCAGCGGGCCCGGGTGGGCAAGCTCAAGGCCAAGCTGGAAGGCAACAAAAACCCTGTTGCCGTTCGCCTCTACCACGTGGCCGATTACCTGGTCAAGAAATCCGTCTGGATCATCGGCGGTGACGGCTGGGCTTACGATATCGGCTATGGTGGTCTGGACCATGTGCTGGCTTCCGGCGAGAACGTCAATGTTCTGGTCCTGGATACCGAGGTCTACTCCAACACCGGTGGCCAGATGTCCAAGTCCACCCCGCGGGCAGCCACGGCCCAGTTCGCTGCCGGCGGCAAGAAGATGCCCAAGAAGGACATGGGCATGATCTTCTCCACCTACGGCAATGTCTACGTTGCCAAGGTGGCTCTCGGCGCCAATCCGCAGCAGACTGTCAAGGCCTTCAACGAGGCCGAGGCATACGACGGTCCCTCGCTGATCATCGCCTACTCCCACTGCATCAACCACGGCCTGAACCTGGCCTTTGGTCTTGAGCAGCAGAAAAAGGCGGTTGCCTGTGGCCACTGGCCGCTGTACCGGTACAACCCGCAGCTTGAAGAGCAGGACAAGAACCCGCTCATCATCGACTCCAAGGAGCCGACCATTCCGTTTGCCGAGTATGCGCTGGCTGAAAACCGCTACCGCATGCTGAAGATGACCAACCCGGAAATGGCCGACAAGCTCATGGAGCAGGCCCAGAAGGACGTGGAACGTTCCTGGAAGTTCCTGATGGGACGTTACAAAGCCCTGGAAGAGGGTTGATCCTCCCCTGCTGACCAACAGCAGATAAATCGAGTAGGGTGAGGCAAGGTAATTAAGCTTGCCTCATCCCTCTCACAGAACCGTACGTACGGGCCTCGTATACGGCTCCTGTTTATTTTCCTTCATACTGAAACAGAAATTCCGGTCTGTACAGATGCGAGGTCAAAGAGCCCCATTTCCCCATGCAGGCAGCTGTTGGGAAGGGCATAATGGCTCAGTGGACTTGCTGCATTGGCCCAGGAGTCCATCTTGATACTTTTGAACTCTCCTCTATAGCCCAGCTGTCTCAGTCTGCGGTGTAGCCTGCGCGGCTTTTTCCACAGCTTCAACTGAACAGCACGCAGCCGTCTTCTGATCCACCTCATCAGCCGAGAAAACTCTCCCTTGCAGTTCGCTATCCGAAAGTAGTTGGCAAAACCCCTCAGCAACCGGTTGAGATCGGCTATCACCTTCTCAAGGTTCACCGGGGAGTTACGCCGGGTCATCGCCTTGACCTTCGCCTTGAAGGCCCTCACCTTGCCTCGCTGTATTCGGGTCATCACGGAGTGGATACAAACTCCGAGAAATTTAATCCCTTTGAGGCTGTGGCTTATATGGGTCTTTTCCTGGTTGACGGTCAACAGCAGTTCTTCTTCAAGATAACGACTGGCCTGGTTCAGTGCATTTTCGGCTGCGCTCTTTGACTGGCACAGGATCAGGATGTCGTCCGCATAGCGGACGATGCGGTGGCCACGATTCTTCATAAACTGATCGAAGGAATCAAGGTATACGTTGGCAATCAACGGGCTGATAACTCCGCCCTGCGGACTGCCGACCTCGCTGGCCTGCCAACCATCTCCTGTCAGAACTCCGCTTTTCAAAAACTTCTCCAGCAGACCAAGAATACTTCCATCACTGACCCGGCGACGGAACGAGGCAAGGATCAGGTCATGGTTCAACGTGTCGAAGCATTTCGACAGATCCATGTCCACTACCCATTTCCGCTCGTACGTCCGGATGAACATCGTGGCTTTGCTGATTGCCTGGTGACAACTCCGACCAGGACGGTAGCCGTAGCTCGACGGATGGAAATCGCGGTCAAATATTGGTTGAAGTATATCCAGCAGGGCCTGCTGTACCACACGGTCACGGACTGCAGGTATGCCGAGTAGCCGTTTCCCGCCGTTCGGCTTCGGGATCTCCACCCGTCGCGCGGCCAGCGGCTGGTAGCTCTTGTCCTGCAGTTCCGTCAGGAGATGATCGATATTGGTCGCAAGTGATCCGGCAAAATCATCGATGGACTGGCCGTCTATACCGGCAGCTCCTTTCGAGGATTTCACCTTGTAGAATGCCTTGACCAGGTTCTCCCGGCTCAGCATTCGATCATATAGGCTGTACCAGACGTCAACCATGCTCCTGTCCTGCGTTTCCCTTCCTCTATTTCCACGTGGAGACTTCGGTTCTTCAATGGGCGCGACCGCTTTCTATCCTCATGGGCAATATACGATCAACACTCCCATCTACTCCGATGAACGGCCAAAATCGGCAGAGGACCTGTCACGGCATACCGCCGATAGCGTGCCCCGTCCCGTCGGACGGCTTGTGTTCAGTCTGCCAGGTGTCCATAGATTCCGGAAAACCTTCAAATAAACTTCATCCCTTCGCAACAGATATGGCTTTTGGCTCATAACTGCCCCCAACGAACCAGGCCGTTGGGTCATCCCGGTTTTATCCTCCACACTGTTACCAGGCTTCACAGGCCGGAATTTCATCACTACTACGGAATCATCTGCCACCTCACACCGCTTCGATCCGCCTTGGATTTCTCCTTGTGCTTCTCTTTTTCCGCTTAATGCGGAAACAGTGCAAGGCTTCCCCGGTTAAGGCGAACTCCCTGTGAGCGACCGCATCCTCAATCACGTATCAGGACTGACCAGGTATCGGGCTTCGCGCTATTTAGGACGCTTACCCTCCTGATACGCCGAATCAGGTTCGCTTGCGCTATGTGCCGCTCACCTCCTATCGCTTCCTTCAGACCCTGCCGTTACCAGCAACGCCCTTACGACTCGGATTGTCTTCCCCCTGGTCAGGGTGACGCCTGCTTAACACAGGCTGGGTTTGCCCGCCATGCCGGGCAAACTAAAAAAAGCCCCTCCAGCAATGGAGGGGCTTTTTTTGTGCAGTATGATGCCTGCTGCTGATCCGCCCGGGACGGGGGAGCCAGAAGCAGTTACCCCGGAGTCTACGCTTACCCGGAGTCTACGCTTACCTGCAAGCAGCGCAGGGAGATGGCATCAGCCTTTGGCTTCCTTTTGGGCGGCCAGTTCCCTGGCCCGTTTTTCCTGTTCTTTTTTCAACCGCTCACGTTCGGCCTTGAGCTCCAGGTACTCCTGCTCGGCCTTCTTCAGGGCCTCGTCCTGGCGTTTCTTGATCTCTTCTACCTTCTTCTTGATCTTCTCATCCCTGATCTTCAGGCCCTCGGCCCCGAACAGAGTGTTGGCCAGGTATTTAAACGAGAACAGCATCAGCTCGATATCATCTTCCCGGATCTTGTCCAAAGTCTCCTGGTCCACCTCGTAGGTGTCGAGGAAGGAACTCTCGAAGATGAACTTACGAAAGGAATCGAGATCGGTGGAGGCCATGAAGAACATCCGCTTGGCAGCCTCGGACAGGGAGGCCTGATGGCCAAAGGACTTGCGGCGCATGACCAGACGCAGCCACTCCTTGTTCATCTCGTCCCGCAAATCCACGCCCTGATCAGCACGCCATTCGCCGATGGTCCAGTGCTTGGGCTCTTCAAAACCCTTGCAGTGCGGCT encodes:
- the ltrA gene encoding group II intron reverse transcriptase/maturase produces the protein MVDVWYSLYDRMLSRENLVKAFYKVKSSKGAAGIDGQSIDDFAGSLATNIDHLLTELQDKSYQPLAARRVEIPKPNGGKRLLGIPAVRDRVVQQALLDILQPIFDRDFHPSSYGYRPGRSCHQAISKATMFIRTYERKWVVDMDLSKCFDTLNHDLILASFRRRVSDGSILGLLEKFLKSGVLTGDGWQASEVGSPQGGVISPLIANVYLDSFDQFMKNRGHRIVRYADDILILCQSKSAAENALNQASRYLEEELLLTVNQEKTHISHSLKGIKFLGVCIHSVMTRIQRGKVRAFKAKVKAMTRRNSPVNLEKVIADLNRLLRGFANYFRIANCKGEFSRLMRWIRRRLRAVQLKLWKKPRRLHRRLRQLGYRGEFKSIKMDSWANAASPLSHYALPNSCLHGEMGLFDLASVQTGISVSV
- a CDS encoding YkgJ family cysteine cluster protein, which gives rise to MTETKKSFISKEKDFTKITDKNPSHILPEKLTLDSHLQFQCHPGVSCFTACCHNIKIVLTPYDILILRKRLGIPAHEFIMKYTEPTYLEKTDMPGVQIKLTEEKKACPFVTPEGCTVYSDRPSACRYYPVGMADFHEGGSNDAKEEKFFFIVKEPHCKGFEEPKHWTIGEWRADQGVDLRDEMNKEWLRLVMRRKSFGHQASLSEAAKRMFFMASTDLDSFRKFIFESSFLDTYEVDQETLDKIREDDIELMLFSFKYLANTLFGAEGLKIRDEKIKKKVEEIKKRQDEALKKAEQEYLELKAERERLKKEQEKRARELAAQKEAKG